In Neosynechococcus sphagnicola sy1, the genomic stretch AGGTGATCGGCGGAGACATTTAACACCACACCGACATCACAGCTTTCAAAGGCCAAGCCCGATCGCAGGATGCCCCCACGAGCCGATTCCAGCACTGCCACTTCCACCGTTGGGTCGTTGAGAATCACCTGGGCACTCTGGGGACCTGTATTATCCCCTTTTTCCACGAGGAAGTCATTGATATAGATGCCATCCGTAGTGGTGTAGCCTACCACGCGTTTGGTTTGTTTAAAAATATGGGCAATCAGGCGGGAAGTCGTGGTTTTACCATTGGTGCCTGTAATGGCAATAATGGGAATCCGGCTGGGAGTACCCGACGGGAAGAGCATATCCAGCACTGGTTCTGCCACGTTGCGGGGAATGCCCTGACTGGGGGACAGATGCATCCGAAACCCAGGAGCAGCATTGACTTCCACAATCACCCCCCCCACATCCCGCAACGGTTGGGAGATATCCGGTGTCACAATGTCAATGCCAGCAATATCCAGTCCAATGACCTTGGCAACCCGCTGGGCTAGCCAAATATTTTCCGGATGAATGTCATCGGTGCGATCCACTGCAATTCCCCCGGTACTCAGGTTCGCAGTGGCTCGGAGATAACAAACCGTGCCTGCTGGCAAGACTGTTTCTAAGGTGTAGCCATGGCGCTCTAACAATTGCCAACTGGTGCGATCCATTTCAATTTTGGTCAGCACATTGTCGTGGCCTTCACCCCGACGCGGATCTCGGTTGGTCTGCTCAATGAGTTCCGCAATGGAGGTGTGACCATCCCCAACCACATGGGCTGGCACCCGCTCGGCCACTGCCACTACCTTATCGTTCACCACCAGCACCCGATGATCTCGACCTTGGTAGTAGCGCTCGACAATCACAGATCGGGACTTAGACGCACCACTGGCAGCATCGTAGGCTTCTTCGGCGAGTTCCCAGGAGTTAATATCAATGGTGATCCCGCGTCCGTGGTTGCCATCCAAGGGTTTAATGACGATGGGGAAGCCACCCACATCGTCAATCGCTGTTTTCAGGTCATCCAGGTAGTGGATCAGGGTGCCTCTGGGAACTGGAATTCCGGCTTCCCGGAGAATGGTTTTGGTTCCTTCTTTGTCACAAGCAAGTTCAATCCCCAGAATACTGGTGCGATCGCTCTGCGTTGCCTGCATGCGGCGCTGATAAACCCCATTGCCAAATTGGATCATGGAGCGAGCACTGAGAGCCACCCAGGGAACACCCCGGCGATCAGCCTCTTTGACCAGTGCTTCGGTACTCGGCCCCAGAGAGGCTTCTGCCCACAGTTCTTGCAAGTCTTTTAAATCCTGGGCCAGTTCTTCCGGGGGATAGCTACCCGTCTCCACAATGCTCTGGCAAAGGCGAACGGCGGCTCGAGCTGCATAGCGTCCAGCTGCTTCGTTGAAATACTCAATCACCACCTGATAGGTCCCCGGTGTGGAAGTTTCACGGGTACGCCCAAACCCCACGGGCATCCCCGCTAAATCCTGAAGTTCCAGGGCAACGTGTTCAATAATGTGCCCCATCATCGTGCCTTCTTGAACCCGCATCAAGAACCCTCCCCGACACCCTGGAGAGCATTGATGTTCCACTAAACTGGGTAAGACGGCGATCAACCCCTGGTAGAAATTGGGAATCACATCCGAGGGCTTGTCAGCTAGTTCTTCCAGATCCAGCCGCATGACCACCAATTTTTGCCGTCGAATGCTCCAATAGTTGGGGCCACGCAGAGTCTGGATTTTTAAGATCTTCATAACTTATCTTAACTTAAGCGTTGAGCTGGAGAAGGGTTGTCGGCACAGGGGAGCAATAACTCAGTTTCTCGCTTGCAAGAACTGACAAACTGTTCACCATAAACAGTTACTCGGAAGAAAGACAGTTCCTTGG encodes the following:
- the cphA gene encoding cyanophycin synthetase yields the protein MKILKIQTLRGPNYWSIRRQKLVVMRLDLEELADKPSDVIPNFYQGLIAVLPSLVEHQCSPGCRGGFLMRVQEGTMMGHIIEHVALELQDLAGMPVGFGRTRETSTPGTYQVVIEYFNEAAGRYAARAAVRLCQSIVETGSYPPEELAQDLKDLQELWAEASLGPSTEALVKEADRRGVPWVALSARSMIQFGNGVYQRRMQATQSDRTSILGIELACDKEGTKTILREAGIPVPRGTLIHYLDDLKTAIDDVGGFPIVIKPLDGNHGRGITIDINSWELAEEAYDAASGASKSRSVIVERYYQGRDHRVLVVNDKVVAVAERVPAHVVGDGHTSIAELIEQTNRDPRRGEGHDNVLTKIEMDRTSWQLLERHGYTLETVLPAGTVCYLRATANLSTGGIAVDRTDDIHPENIWLAQRVAKVIGLDIAGIDIVTPDISQPLRDVGGVIVEVNAAPGFRMHLSPSQGIPRNVAEPVLDMLFPSGTPSRIPIIAITGTNGKTTTSRLIAHIFKQTKRVVGYTTTDGIYINDFLVEKGDNTGPQSAQVILNDPTVEVAVLESARGGILRSGLAFESCDVGVVLNVSADHLGLGDIETLDDMARLKSVVAETVLPNGYAVLNADDPLVAAMANRVHGQVTYFAMEPENELIRLHTQRGGLAAIYENGYLSILKGDWTLRIEQAVNVPLTLGGRAPFMIANALAASLAAFAQGVRIEDIRAALTTFEPSVGQTPGRMNLFDLGGYHALIDYAHNPASYAALGSFVRNWPGERIGVVGGPGDRRDEDFVTLGQLTAQIFDRVIVKEDDDTRGRPRGDAARFINLGIQQIGIVGRCETILDETTAIQTALNTATPGSLVVILPETVSRAIALIEQRQPQSPSTLAATVSPATVDPQSVSRV